Below is a window of Impatiens glandulifera chromosome 2, dImpGla2.1, whole genome shotgun sequence DNA.
TCATAATAGTCGAAGTCGCCGGAGTTTACGCCGCCGGCGACAAAATCCGGAGGAAAGAaaggaggagagagaaagaaaatgagagaaatgaaaaaatttgagtatatatatcaagactgtttcacttcgcgaaacgcgaactcccttcgcgttacgcgaaaagggtaaaatcgtcaaaaaaaaaataagtggtcatcagatcaaaaattattaaacattaccACGGATGCAAATAGCCTCATTTGGGGggtcatttcatccaatttccctatatatatatatatatatatatagaaataaataaaataaaataaaatcttattattttgcAAAGAGGAGGCAGCAGCTCCATCATCTAGGTAGAATTGTTTGTTTGGTCCAATCGAAGCAAGCTAAGGTGTGACAGACAGAACAGAACAGAACAGAAGactaactattattattaataataataataatagcacTCCGATTCCTGATTATACATACtacaaagaaagaaagaaagatagaAATAGCAGCAGCTGAGCTGCGCagttgagagagaaagagagatatgTAAAAGTAAGTAAGTAGATAGAGATAGATAGATACATATGGAAGAAGAGCGAGCGAAGAAAAAGGGGCTTCAAGTTGTAATTGACTGGGAAAAGATTTTATCCAACGGAgatgctgatgatgatgaaccTCTTCCCACGCTAATTGTTTCCggaaaacaacaacaacaacaacaacacagTCCCATGGCATGTGATCGGAATCACCAGCTACTTCAGGACGACGAAACTAGGCGTATGGAGGACTCTAAGCTCGACGAGGCAATCGAAAGGTGCAGGTCCACCATCGAAACCCTAAAACTCCCCGACGGTGGAGCAAAGCTCAAGCTCAGACTCAAGCTTCTCCAGGACGAGAAGGACCGCCGGAAACTACAAAAGGTTTCTTCTGCTCTGCTCTGCTCGCCCCTTTTTTCTAGGGTACAACaaattcctttttttttatatatatattttcttttctcacCAGGATATCGTTGTTAGAGGCAATAATAAAAAACCTTTGGAAATTCCAACTTCAAACCATCACCATCCAAGTAGTAGTGAGACTCCCTCAGTCCCCATTTacttcatctttttctttctccTTTCTATGTATTGCCAATCAATCAATTTCTAGATTCTAATTCTCTAGGTACATCATTAGAGTTAGATGTTCCAAGACAACAACAACATACTTCATCCACCCTACCACCACCTCCCAGGTCTTCCTTTGCCGCACATTTCACCCGCAAATTGGACCATGTAAACTAAACTGCCTTCCACTTTTATCTACTTCTTACAACTGCATCAATTACTTTACTTCAAATctttttcattctcttttttAGGAGGAATGCAGGACAATAGATGCTTATCAAACAGGTGCACATCTTCTGACTCGATGCCAACTGGGAGGAGATCAAACTAGTACTTCATCAACTAGGAAATCTCCATTTCAGTGTCCTACAGCACTTTCTGCAAATATAGCTAGTAGATGCAATGGCAACCGCCGACCTCAAGATTCTTCGGAAAAGTTATCCACCTCTGTCTTTAAAAGGTACATATAACATCTACAAACAACAACTGTATGGACTTTCTTCACTTCAAGCATAGGTCAACCATTCATACAAATGGAACTCACTGCTGATCTCACATTACCACTCCTTGTTCTCACAGATAGATACAAATTAAGGGCCGCAAATTCTCATGTGGGAAATCAATCATCACATAGATAATGAAACTATACATCTTGACACTTGAAACTTTCACTCACTTTTATGTAGACTTTATATTCACTTATGTCACCTTCTTCATTGCCTATACATAATGCTTAAGtttggttaattttttaaaagatgtcaTCTTTTACTACAATAATATTCATTGTGATATATGGTCTAATTAATTTCTGGCTAatacattatcatcattatGTTGATATGGGCTCTCCATCTGCTCTACCTAATGGAATATGGCTTCCCCAGAGCTTACATAATTTCATTGATTTGGCACCTCAATGCCAGCTCTTCACCACCTGGGGGCTGTAGTATCTGTCCCAAAAGCTTCTCTTTCCTGATTTAAACAAATCATACTTCATAAATTAGTCAACATGTAGCTAGAAGTAGGTCTCTTATCTATATGAGTTTAGCACATGATCTTTGTTTATTTAGCTTGAAATACGTGGATACTATATTTGGTGGAGCTGTATCTCATGGATAACTGCATGAGCACCAAATTCTTGGAATTCTTATATATACAAGCAATATACTAGGATGACCAAGGAACAAGATGAAAGAGAACCATAACATTCATTCTCTACTTTGTCACTTCACTTTTATGCATGTGCTCTTGAATATGGTAAGCAGTATGTTAACATAAAGTTAATGTGAAGAACCGAAGGAAGAGTTTTCACATAAAcatgaaatatcatatatacATTATCGGATGACAAAAATAATATCTgaactttttataaatttattttcattttggaGTTTAGGATAGCACTTAGCTTTCCTTATTGCACTTCATCTTTCTGGTAAAATATGTGGACTTGATAACAGTTCAATGCTGATTTGCTATGTTGTTTTCACTGCTAGGAAGAAGAATTCTGAAGTTAAGCTCTTGAAAGATAAGAAACCCAGGAATGTGAGTGCTGTCTTTTCTTCCATATACCTCTTTCTCTAAcctccaaattatttaaatgactATTTTCTGCTGGTTCTTTTTGTTTCTGCTATAActtattgatttaaatttttagtGACTTAATGCATACACACATCAAGGTTCTGAGGCATTCTGTGATTGTGCCTTTATCTGACCTTTAGTTTCTTGAAAAATATGCATCGATGATTCTCAAATAAAACTAGAGACGTAGTCTAGGGGTTCAATTTTATTCTAAAGTGAGAAGTAATTCGCAAATTAAACTAATTGGGATCAAAGATACTAGTAATCTATAAGAAGAAAAATTGTAAAGGGGACAACAACTTATCTTAATAATTTCTGTCATAAATTGAAGTTGCTATTCTCTAGATTCAATgccaaaaatttaataattttgagttCAATTGATTTTCTCAGTTTTTGACTATTGCACCTGGGATTGATAGACATGCTCTTAGGATgcataattattttctatggaACAATGGTGTGACTTGTGCCTGTTTCCAGGGATTTACTAAAGTTCATAGGGAAAAAACGAATAAAGAACTAATGTAGGAAATTTTATCACATCGATGTTTACGAGAGAAATGGTTGAATTAAATAAGCAACTCCTACTAAACCTACCAACCAAATCCTTCTATATAGAGctataaattttttctttttttcacaAGCTTACTTCCATATATATTGCTTATTGTCATTTGGAAACCAAAATTTGCTAGTCTTTTATAACAGGGACAAACAGTTGTCTTAGTGGATGAAGAGGAACCTCAACTAGAGCAGTCGGCAAAAGATGATGATAAAATGGATGTCAGgtatgtaaatttttttattttgtttttactttgGCTAAATGTTGTTTTATGGTCAGCACTTGTACAAATcaagaatttttattgttttacagcttgaaagagagaaatatttattatccgaCCAGGTATAGCATATTGTAGAAACAGCTTGCCTTTCATCCAACAAATCATCTTTGCTAAGCCTATTATGCTCATTCTACTACCATCTTCTTGACAGAGATGATCCAGAATCTGTAGAAATTCGTTACTCAGATATGGCATGCCTAGCACCGGCAGCTTTTTTATCTTCGTCTATTATGAATTTCTATATTCGGTAATAGAATTGGACTTTGATATTCAAATGAAAATTGACACTATTATCTGGATATATTTCTGCTGAGATAAATATAATGGTATTAATAGAATGAATCTGTGTTTTGTATAGATACCTACAAACACTAATTTCTCCAACAGCTGGGCCAAAGtatgattttcattttttcaacaCCTACTTCTACAAGAAGCTCAAAGCGGCAGTATTAAATCAGGTATTCTCTTATGGGACTCTTCCACGTACTATATCTAGTAGCTGCAACTGAAATCTTTACCTATATCTGCTTGAGATAGCAATTTGAACGTCCTTGTTTAAGGTAAAATACTAgataataaaatagttaaaagagGTCACACGTTTAATACTTTTACGAACCATGTTTGCATGATCAGAAGTAGCCTTTCCAACAACTTTATTAATACAAAgtttaacatttaataaaaaaaaaaggtaaaagaGGTCACATGTCCTTGTGTCTTTCAGAATCCATTTTGTTGAATTCTTCCCCTTATTCCATATTAACAAGTGGTTCATTATTTGTCTTTTTCATATTGATCTAAGGATAGGCTGACCAGGAAAAAGCATTTGTCAAGTTAAGAAGATGGTGGAAAGGTGTCAACATATTTATGAAATCTTACATACTTATTCCAATACATGAAGAGTAAGTGCCACGCCCCAATCCTAATCCCAATCTTCTTTAC
It encodes the following:
- the LOC124926880 gene encoding ubiquitin-like-specific protease 1D isoform X5; the protein is MEEERAKKKGLQVVIDWEKILSNGDADDDEPLPTLIVSGKQQQQQQHSPMACDRNHQLLQDDETRRMEDSKLDEAIERCRSTIETLKLPDGGAKLKLRLKLLQDEKDRRKLQKDIVVRGNNKKPLEIPTSNHHHPSTSLELDVPRQQQHTSSTLPPPPRSSFAAHFTRKLDHEECRTIDAYQTGAHLLTRCQLGGDQTSTSSTRKSPFQCPTALSANIASRCNGNRRPQDSSEKLSTSVFKRKKNSEVKLLKDKKPRNGQTVVLVDEEEPQLEQSAKDDDKMDVSLKERNIYYPTRDDPESVEIRYSDMACLAPAAFLSSSIMNFYIRYLQTLISPTAGPKYDFHFFNTYFYKKLKAAVLNQADQEKAFVKLRRWWKGVNIFMKSYILIPIHEDLHWSLVIICILDKEDESGPIILHLDSLGLHFSSSICSNIKFFLREEWKCLNQGEAPLDLPILDRIWKYLPRRIEEKPIAVPQQRNDYDCGLFVLYFMERLIDDAPQRLRKKDLAMFGKKWFRPEEASGLRTKIKKLLLEQFQLQDDSSNNNNIVDSLDNKEPSTSTSTSTSPLLTVIEDDGNDHTVGNR
- the LOC124926880 gene encoding ubiquitin-like-specific protease 1D isoform X3 translates to MEEERAKKKGLQVVIDWEKILSNGDADDDEPLPTLIVSGKQQQQQQHSPMACDRNHQLLQDDETRRMEDSKLDEAIERCRSTIETLKLPDGGAKLKLRLKLLQDEKDRRKLQKDIVVRGNNKKPLEIPTSNHHHPSSSTSLELDVPRQQQHTSSTLPPPPRSSFAAHFTRKLDHEECRTIDAYQTGAHLLTRCQLGGDQTSTSSTRKSPFQCPTALSANIASRCNGNRRPQDSSEKLSTSVFKRKKNSEVKLLKDKKPRNGQTVVLVDEEEPQLEQSAKDDDKMDVSLKERNIYYPTRDDPESVEIRYSDMACLAPAAFLSSSIMNFYIRYLQTLISPTAGPKYDFHFFNTYFYKKLKAAVLNQADQEKAFVKLRRWWKGVNIFMKSYILIPIHEDLHWSLVIICILDKEDESGPIILHLDSLGLHFSSSICSNIKFFLREEWKCLNQGEAPLDLPILDRIWKYLPRRIEEKPIAVPQQRNDYDCGLFVLYFMERLIDDAPQRLRKKDLAMFGKKWFRPEEASGLRTKIKKLLLEQFQLQDDSSNNNNIVDSLDNKEPSTSTSTSTSPLLTVIEDDGNDHTVGNR
- the LOC124926880 gene encoding ubiquitin-like-specific protease 1D isoform X2, whose product is MEEERAKKKGLQVVIDWEKILSNGDADDDEPLPTLIVSGKQQQQQQHSPMACDRNHQLLQDDETRRMEDSKLDEAIERCRSTIETLKLPDGGAKLKLRLKLLQDEKDRRKLQKDIVVRGNNKKPLEIPTSNHHHPNSNSLGTSLELDVPRQQQHTSSTLPPPPRSSFAAHFTRKLDHEECRTIDAYQTGAHLLTRCQLGGDQTSTSSTRKSPFQCPTALSANIASRCNGNRRPQDSSEKLSTSVFKRKKNSEVKLLKDKKPRNGQTVVLVDEEEPQLEQSAKDDDKMDVSLKERNIYYPTRDDPESVEIRYSDMACLAPAAFLSSSIMNFYIRYLQTLISPTAGPKYDFHFFNTYFYKKLKAAVLNQADQEKAFVKLRRWWKGVNIFMKSYILIPIHEDLHWSLVIICILDKEDESGPIILHLDSLGLHFSSSICSNIKFFLREEWKCLNQGEAPLDLPILDRIWKYLPRRIEEKPIAVPQQRNDYDCGLFVLYFMERLIDDAPQRLRKKDLAMFGKKWFRPEEASGLRTKIKKLLLEQFQLQDDSSNNNNIVDSLDNKEPSTSTSTSTSPLLTVIEDDGNDHTVGNR
- the LOC124926880 gene encoding ubiquitin-like-specific protease 1D isoform X1; its protein translation is MEEERAKKKGLQVVIDWEKILSNGDADDDEPLPTLIVSGKQQQQQQHSPMACDRNHQLLQDDETRRMEDSKLDEAIERCRSTIETLKLPDGGAKLKLRLKLLQDEKDRRKLQKDIVVRGNNKKPLEIPTSNHHHPSSNSNSLGTSLELDVPRQQQHTSSTLPPPPRSSFAAHFTRKLDHEECRTIDAYQTGAHLLTRCQLGGDQTSTSSTRKSPFQCPTALSANIASRCNGNRRPQDSSEKLSTSVFKRKKNSEVKLLKDKKPRNGQTVVLVDEEEPQLEQSAKDDDKMDVSLKERNIYYPTRDDPESVEIRYSDMACLAPAAFLSSSIMNFYIRYLQTLISPTAGPKYDFHFFNTYFYKKLKAAVLNQADQEKAFVKLRRWWKGVNIFMKSYILIPIHEDLHWSLVIICILDKEDESGPIILHLDSLGLHFSSSICSNIKFFLREEWKCLNQGEAPLDLPILDRIWKYLPRRIEEKPIAVPQQRNDYDCGLFVLYFMERLIDDAPQRLRKKDLAMFGKKWFRPEEASGLRTKIKKLLLEQFQLQDDSSNNNNIVDSLDNKEPSTSTSTSTSPLLTVIEDDGNDHTVGNR
- the LOC124926880 gene encoding ubiquitin-like-specific protease 1D isoform X4, whose translation is MEEERAKKKGLQVVIDWEKILSNGDADDDEPLPTLIVSGKQQQQQQHSPMACDRNHQLLQDDETRRMEDSKLDEAIERCRSTIETLKLPDGGAKLKLRLKLLQDEKDRRKLQKDIVVRGNNKKPLEIPTSNHHHPSSTSLELDVPRQQQHTSSTLPPPPRSSFAAHFTRKLDHEECRTIDAYQTGAHLLTRCQLGGDQTSTSSTRKSPFQCPTALSANIASRCNGNRRPQDSSEKLSTSVFKRKKNSEVKLLKDKKPRNGQTVVLVDEEEPQLEQSAKDDDKMDVSLKERNIYYPTRDDPESVEIRYSDMACLAPAAFLSSSIMNFYIRYLQTLISPTAGPKYDFHFFNTYFYKKLKAAVLNQADQEKAFVKLRRWWKGVNIFMKSYILIPIHEDLHWSLVIICILDKEDESGPIILHLDSLGLHFSSSICSNIKFFLREEWKCLNQGEAPLDLPILDRIWKYLPRRIEEKPIAVPQQRNDYDCGLFVLYFMERLIDDAPQRLRKKDLAMFGKKWFRPEEASGLRTKIKKLLLEQFQLQDDSSNNNNIVDSLDNKEPSTSTSTSTSPLLTVIEDDGNDHTVGNR
- the LOC124926880 gene encoding ubiquitin-like-specific protease 1D isoform X7 translates to MEEERAKKKGLQVVIDWEKILSNGDADDDEPLPTLIVSGKQQQQQQHSPMACDRNHQLLQDDETRRMEDSKLDEAIERCRSTIETLKLPDGGAKLKLRLKLLQDEKDRRKLQKEECRTIDAYQTGAHLLTRCQLGGDQTSTSSTRKSPFQCPTALSANIASRCNGNRRPQDSSEKLSTSVFKRKKNSEVKLLKDKKPRNGQTVVLVDEEEPQLEQSAKDDDKMDVSLKERNIYYPTRDDPESVEIRYSDMACLAPAAFLSSSIMNFYIRYLQTLISPTAGPKYDFHFFNTYFYKKLKAAVLNQADQEKAFVKLRRWWKGVNIFMKSYILIPIHEDLHWSLVIICILDKEDESGPIILHLDSLGLHFSSSICSNIKFFLREEWKCLNQGEAPLDLPILDRIWKYLPRRIEEKPIAVPQQRNDYDCGLFVLYFMERLIDDAPQRLRKKDLAMFGKKWFRPEEASGLRTKIKKLLLEQFQLQDDSSNNNNIVDSLDNKEPSTSTSTSTSPLLTVIEDDGNDHTVGNR
- the LOC124926880 gene encoding ubiquitin-like-specific protease 1D isoform X6 is translated as MEEERAKKKGLQVVIDWEKILSNGDADDDEPLPTLIVSGKQQQQQQHSPMACDRNHQLLQDDETRRMEDSKLDEAIERCRSTIETLKLPDGGAKLKLRLKLLQDEKDRRKLQKVSSALLCSPLFSREECRTIDAYQTGAHLLTRCQLGGDQTSTSSTRKSPFQCPTALSANIASRCNGNRRPQDSSEKLSTSVFKRKKNSEVKLLKDKKPRNGQTVVLVDEEEPQLEQSAKDDDKMDVSLKERNIYYPTRDDPESVEIRYSDMACLAPAAFLSSSIMNFYIRYLQTLISPTAGPKYDFHFFNTYFYKKLKAAVLNQADQEKAFVKLRRWWKGVNIFMKSYILIPIHEDLHWSLVIICILDKEDESGPIILHLDSLGLHFSSSICSNIKFFLREEWKCLNQGEAPLDLPILDRIWKYLPRRIEEKPIAVPQQRNDYDCGLFVLYFMERLIDDAPQRLRKKDLAMFGKKWFRPEEASGLRTKIKKLLLEQFQLQDDSSNNNNIVDSLDNKEPSTSTSTSTSPLLTVIEDDGNDHTVGNR